The Thiohalobacter sp. DNA window CTCGGTGGCATCGATGGCGCCGTCGGCGTCATCGTCCACCCAGACCACCCAGCCGTTGCTCCAGTCGGTGGTGGCATCGCAGGTGGGGATGGCATTCGCGTAGCTGCTGCTCGGGCAGATGTAGCCGTAGCGTCGGCGCTTGATGGCCTCGGCGCGTGCCAGGTGGGTCGCCGCCACGAATTCATTGGCATACCCCACCAGCCGGTTGTTTTTTATGAAGTCGATGAAGCTGGGCACGCCCCACGCCAGAATGATGGCGGCGACGGCGAGCGTGATCATCAGCTCGACCAGGGTGAACCCTTGTGCGTTTCTCGTGTTCATGGCTGTCTCTTTTAGCGGATGCACGGGCGGAATCCCAAGGCCGGGCCGACAAAATGCCGACTCGCGCCGACGAATGGCGCGCAGCGCGTGATCCGGTTGGCAAAACAGCGGCCGATCCGATGCTTGCTGAAGTCTCTTCAGTCCAACCGCAAGGCCGCGCGGGCAGGTTCGGCAGGGGCGACGAGGGTGGTCAGGCGGTAGTGGCCAGGGCCGCCGGGTGACTGCCAGTCGACGCGTACGGTGAGGCGTCGCAGCGCCAGCCCGGGTTCCGGCTGCCATTGCCAGGCGAGCCGGTAGCGGGCGTGCAGGCCGGCGTGGGTCCGGGCACCGGCGGCGGGCAGCCGGTTCCAGGTCCGGCGGTCGGGGAAGCCGGTGAGTGCGGCGACCAGACCGTCGGCGAGGCCGCGGGCCTCGGTGAGGGTCCGGGCCTCGGCGGCATGGCGCAGCAGCTGGGCCTGCAGGCCGGCGGCCCCGGCCAGCCCCAGGCCGAGGATGGCCAGCGCCACCAGGGCCTCGATCAGGCTGTAGCCGGTCGCGCCGTATCGCATCAGAAATCCCGCCAGCTGCCAGGCACTTGTGGCGCCTCGATGATGGGCAGGGCGAGCCGCGGCGGCTGGCCGGCGGCCTGCTCGATGTGGGCCAGGCGCACGCCGGGCGAGAGACGGTTCAGGTTGCCGCCTACCGCCAGGGTACCGAACAGGGTGAAGTGTCCCCAGGGTGGTCCGCCGGGACAGGGGGCCTCGATCACCACCACCCCATGGACCTGCGCCCCGCCGCCCAGCTGCGGGCAGCCCAGCGCGGCGGGGAACACCAGCACCACCGGCGCGGTCGGGCGGCCCAGGCTGCGCCGCCACTGGCCCGCGGCGAGATCGGCGGCGGTCGCCCACCAGTAGCGGCGGGCAGCCGGCGGCAGGCCGCGGGCGACTTCGTCGGCGGCGAGTTGCTGCAGCTCGGCGCGCGATACCGCGAACAGGTGGGCCCACAGCCCGCCGCCCGTGAAGGCGCCGCCCTGGATGGCGCCGCCGCGCAGGTTGGCGGCCCCGGGGGCATGGCAGCCCGCGGGCCCGGAGCTGGCGAGCGCGGTGCCCGGTTGCAGGCTGAACAGGCCCTGCGGCCGGACGTCTGCGCCGCTGTGCGGGCGGCTGAGGCAGCCGTCCACCACCAGCGGCGGGGCCTGTTCGCCGGCACGTGTCAGTACGCTGGCCGGGCGCAGCCAGGCGCTGACCCGACCATGGATCTCCGGGATGCCGCGGAGCTGGGCGTCGGCCACGACCCGCACGAAGCGGGGGTCGGCGGCGTGGCGGGCGAAGGCGACATTGATGCCGAAGCGGTCGCCATCGGGCGCGGGCAGGGCCGGCGCCGCACGCCCCGGGGCGCCGATCTCCAGCCCGCCGCCCGCCGGCAGCCAGGCGACCGGCCGTTCGATCAGCCAGCGCCGGCCCCAGGCCAGTCCGGCCTCGGCCGCGGCCCGCGCCGCCTGTTGCTGGGCCAGCAGACGGCTCGCGCGCTGGCTCTCGCCGGTGCCCTGGGCGACATCGAACAGCAGTGCGGTGATGCTGAAAAGGAGCATGAGGGCGACCAGCAGGGTGCCGCTGCCGCGCTGCCGGCTGTCAGGGCGCATGGGCCAGGAACCCGTCGTTGCGGGGACGGACGCGACGGCTCAGCCGGACCGTCGGCCCGCCGGGCACCCGGCTGGCGGCGGTCAGGTCGATGGTGAGCTGCTTGCGCAGGAGGGCAGGCTGGCCGCTGCGGCAGGGCTGGCCGGGACGGGCGGGGTCCAGGCACTGGTCGGCGACGCGGAAGCGCAGGGCGGTGACCCGGGTGGCGGTGCTGGTGAGGTCCTGCCACTGGCCGCTGGCGCAGTCGTGGGTCGCCCCCGCCAGCCGGACCTCGAGGGCGCCACCCTGCAGCCGGAAGCCGAACTGCTCCACGTTCACCCGGTTGCGCCCGGGCCCGCCCTGGCCGCTGCGGCCCACGCCGAGCAGGCCGTCAGCGTTGCGGTCATAGCTGAACAGGACGCAGGAATCGGCGGCCTCGCCCGGCGCCTGGCCGAGACGCAGGTCGCCCACCGGGCCGAAGGGGCTGGCCGCGGCCGGCTGTACGGTGGGATCGAAGGCGCGGAAACCGGCGCGGCGCAGGTCGCCGGCCATGAGCGTCAGTGCCGCCCGCGCCTCGCCGTCGAGCCGGGCCGCGGCCAGCGCCACTTGGCTGGCGTTCAGGTTGAGCTGGTAGAAACGGTACCCGCCGCCAATGACCAGCAGGCCCAGGGTCAGTCCGATCATGAGTTCGGTTAGGGTGAAGCCCGCTGTCCTCAGCATGATGGATAACCGGGCGGCGCCGAATGACCGGCGGGGCGGCAGATACGCAGCCGTCCAAGCAGGCCGAGACGCAGTTCGAGCCGTTCCCCCCGGCGGTTGTCCAGCGCCAGGGTGCCCGGGCTGGCCAGGCCGCGGACCGGGTCGAAGCGGGCTCGGCCACCGGGGAATGTGACGCGCTGCAGGGTGATTCCGGGAAAGGCGGCGGCCTCGCGCCGGCGCAGGTGCAGCTGGCCGCCACGGGCCAGCGTGCAGGCGGCGGCCTGGTGTGGGCTCGCCAGCCGGCAGTCGCAGGGCCGCCGCGCCAGCCCGTAGCACCAGCCGGCGCCGGTGCGGAAGCTCAGGGTCAGCGCCGGCGCCAGCGGGTCGGTGCGGGCCAGTGCCCGGGCGCCGCGCAGGTCCGCCGCCAGCGTCTCCGCCGCGGCCCTGAGGCGCTGGCGGTCCAGGACCCGGCCCATGGCCGGCAGGGCCTGGGTGACCAGAATGGCCAGCACCGCCAGCGCCACCAGCAGTTCCACCAGCGTGAATCCCTTCGGGTGTCGATCGTCCATGATCCCGCCCTGAATTCGATTTTGTTGTCCCAGCAGGTGATGGTAACGGGCCCGACGGCGTATACTGCCGTCCTGCGCCGCAGGACGGCGTCAGAAAATGCCGACATTCGATCGTGTGGACGGGAATGCCGGCCGGGTCAGGGAGGGCTCGGAATGCAAGGAAGGCGCGGCTTTACGCTGGTGGAGCTGGTGGTGGTGCTGGTCATCATTGCGGTGCTGGCGACGCTGGCACTGCCGGCCTGGACCGGGTATCTGGCCAAGGCACGGCGCATGGATGCCACCGGTGCCCTGCAGCAGCTTCGTCTGCAGCAGGAGGCCTGGCGCGGTTCCGACGCCGATTACGCCACGCTGGCCGAGCTCGGCTGGTCGCAGCCGGTGACGCCCGACGGCCACTATGTCCTGCGGCTGGTGGTGCGCACGGCGGCAAGCTTCCGCATCCTGGCCGTGCCCACGCCCGGCGGTGCCCAGCAGGGTGATGCCTGCGGGACCTTCGCCATCGATCAGGACGGGCCGGTGATGGTGGCGCCCTTTGCGGGAGCGGATTGCTGGCAGCGGTGAGGAGTGAGGAGTGAGGAGAAGACTGCATCTGCCACGCCCCCTTTTTGCCTTGAACCCCAGCTTTAAACCTCATCCAGGCCTTGGCAGTACCCCGGTTCACCATCCGTAAACGGGATATCCATGACGATCAGCGCTTCCCCCGACTGCCTCATCGTCGGCGCCGGCATCATCGGCATGCTGTGCGCGCGCGAGCTGCGCCGTGCCGGGCTGTCGGTGACCCTGCTGGAGCGCGGCGAGGCCGGCGCCGAGTCTTCCTGGGCCGGCGGCGGCATCCTGTCACCCCTTTATCCCTGGCGCTATCCCGATGCGGTAAACCGTCTCGCGCGCTGGAGCCAGCAGGTGTATCCGCAGCTGGCCCAGGCCCTGCGCGAGGAGAGCGGGGTCGACCCGGAATACGAGCCCAGCGGCCTGCTGGTGCTGGACACCGACGAGACCGAGGCCGCGCTGGACTGGTCGCGCCGGTTCGAGACCCCGCTGGCCCCGGTGACGGATCCGGAGCTGCATGCACTGGAGCCGGGGCTGGCGCCCGACTTTGCCTCGGGGCTGTCGATGCCCACCATCGGCCAGCTGCGCAACCCGCGGCTGGCCCGCGCGCTGCGCGAGGCGGTGGTGCGAGCGGGCGTGGTGCTGGAACCCCGGTGCGAGGTGACCGGCTTCCTGGTCGACGGCGATCGCGTGACCGGCGTGCAGACGGTCGCGGGGCCAAGGCCGGCGGGTTGTGTGCTGGTGGCCAGCGGTGCCTGGAGCGGTGACCTGCTGGCCGCGACCGGGCTGGCGCTGCCGGTGCAGCCGGTGCGCGGGCAGATGATCCTGTTCCGCGGCGAGCCCGGCCGGGTGCGCCATATCGTGCTGGACCAGGGGCGCTACCTCATTCCCCGCCGCGACGGCCGGGTGCTGATGGGCAGCACCCTTGAGTACGCCGGTTTCGACAAGTCCACCACCGAGGTGGCGCGTGCCGAGCTGGCCGAGGCGGCCTTCCGGCTGGTTCCGGCGCTGCGCGAACTGCCCATCGAGCACCAATGGGCCGGGCTGCGGCCAGGCTCGCCCGAAGGCATTCCGGCCATCGGGTGCCATCCCCGGCTCGAGGGTCTGTTCATCAACGCCGGTCATTTCCGCAACGGTGTGGTGCTGGGCGCGGCCTCTGCCCGGCTGCTGGCCGATCTGCTGCTGGGGCGGCCGCCGATCGCCGATCCCGCCCCCTATTCCCTGGAAAGCGTGGGTAAAATCGCCGATCGCGCATAGACAATCCCGTGCCGGCGGTTCTATACTCCGATTCATGGAAAACCGTCCGGACATTTCCATGCCGCCCAGCGAGGACGAGCTGCTCGCTCACCTGATGGCGCATGACATCCAGCCGACCCGCCAGCGCCGCGAGATCGCGCGGGTGCTGTTCGCGCGTCCCCAGCACCTGTCCGCCGACGACGTGCTGCGGCTGGTGAATGCCGACGGACCCCGCGCCTCCAAGGCCACGGTCTACAACACCCTGGGGTTGTTCGCCCGCAAGGGCCTGATCCGCGAAGTCATCGTCGACCCGACCCGGGTGTTCTACGACCCCAACACCCGCGAACACCACCATTTCTACAACGTCGATACCGGGCGCCTGGAGGACATCGATGCCGATGCCTGTGCCGTGCAGGGTCTGCCGCAGCCGCCCGAAGGCACGGTGGCCGAAGGCGTCGACATCATCATCCGGGTGCGCAACGCCTGACCCGCATATTGCACCAGGGGCTGTGGATGATGGCGGATTTGCAGCCGGGCTCGGGGCGGGCTGGTGCTCAAGCCGTAGCCGTCGCTACGGCTTGAGTGAAGCGCCCCCGAGGCCGAGCGAAAATCCGCCAGGGCCGCAGCAGGAAGCGGGCGGGCACACATCGTACTCCGGGCCAAGTGCAAAAAACCCGGTTCATTGCTCGCCAGGACAACAAGTTGCCTGCCGCCCGCGTCCGCCCTGGTGCAATATGCGGGCTACCCCTCTGTTGCCCGGCTCCGAGCCTATCTTCTATACTTCGCGCTCTTTGCCGGAATAGCTCAGTTGGTAGAGCAACTGATTCGTAATCAGTAGGTCGGAGGTTCGAATCCTCTTTCCGGCACCAGCCGAAAACGGCCCGCGTCCGCGGGTCGTTTTGC harbors:
- a CDS encoding prepilin-type N-terminal cleavage/methylation domain-containing protein, with product MRYGATGYSLIEALVALAILGLGLAGAAGLQAQLLRHAAEARTLTEARGLADGLVAALTGFPDRRTWNRLPAAGARTHAGLHARYRLAWQWQPEPGLALRRLTVRVDWQSPGGPGHYRLTTLVAPAEPARAALRLD
- the thiO gene encoding glycine oxidase ThiO; this encodes MTISASPDCLIVGAGIIGMLCARELRRAGLSVTLLERGEAGAESSWAGGGILSPLYPWRYPDAVNRLARWSQQVYPQLAQALREESGVDPEYEPSGLLVLDTDETEAALDWSRRFETPLAPVTDPELHALEPGLAPDFASGLSMPTIGQLRNPRLARALREAVVRAGVVLEPRCEVTGFLVDGDRVTGVQTVAGPRPAGCVLVASGAWSGDLLAATGLALPVQPVRGQMILFRGEPGRVRHIVLDQGRYLIPRRDGRVLMGSTLEYAGFDKSTTEVARAELAEAAFRLVPALRELPIEHQWAGLRPGSPEGIPAIGCHPRLEGLFINAGHFRNGVVLGAASARLLADLLLGRPPIADPAPYSLESVGKIADRA
- a CDS encoding type IV pilin protein, coding for MQGRRGFTLVELVVVLVIIAVLATLALPAWTGYLAKARRMDATGALQQLRLQQEAWRGSDADYATLAELGWSQPVTPDGHYVLRLVVRTAASFRILAVPTPGGAQQGDACGTFAIDQDGPVMVAPFAGADCWQR
- a CDS encoding GspH/FimT family pseudopilin; the encoded protein is MNTRNAQGFTLVELMITLAVAAIILAWGVPSFIDFIKNNRLVGYANEFVAATHLARAEAIKRRRYGYICPSSSYANAIPTCDATTDWSNGWVVWVDDDADGAIDATEVLRVMEPFHASVTFGSAAAQQYRYDPMGVVNTADTLDLCDDRTGETGRRISISNAGRANITNLTCS
- a CDS encoding Fur family transcriptional regulator — protein: MPPSEDELLAHLMAHDIQPTRQRREIARVLFARPQHLSADDVLRLVNADGPRASKATVYNTLGLFARKGLIREVIVDPTRVFYDPNTREHHHFYNVDTGRLEDIDADACAVQGLPQPPEGTVAEGVDIIIRVRNA
- a CDS encoding pilus assembly FimT family protein; translated protein: MDDRHPKGFTLVELLVALAVLAILVTQALPAMGRVLDRQRLRAAAETLAADLRGARALARTDPLAPALTLSFRTGAGWCYGLARRPCDCRLASPHQAAACTLARGGQLHLRRREAAAFPGITLQRVTFPGGRARFDPVRGLASPGTLALDNRRGERLELRLGLLGRLRICRPAGHSAPPGYPSC
- a CDS encoding prepilin-type N-terminal cleavage/methylation domain-containing protein, yielding MLRTAGFTLTELMIGLTLGLLVIGGGYRFYQLNLNASQVALAAARLDGEARAALTLMAGDLRRAGFRAFDPTVQPAAASPFGPVGDLRLGQAPGEAADSCVLFSYDRNADGLLGVGRSGQGGPGRNRVNVEQFGFRLQGGALEVRLAGATHDCASGQWQDLTSTATRVTALRFRVADQCLDPARPGQPCRSGQPALLRKQLTIDLTAASRVPGGPTVRLSRRVRPRNDGFLAHAP